The DNA window TTTTAAATTTACCTGTAAAAAAACGGGTTAGGCCCATTCGATGTGAGGCCTGTATACTGAAAGCCCAACGCACATGAACCATATATCATAACATTCTTAACAAAGTCCACAAATtcttatggagtactatataattcCGAGACTTTTAAAGTTATAAACTACTTTATGCTTCTTCAAAACTTATAAAAGTAGATAATTGATCATAATTTACGTACATTTATAGTTACATGATTACATCTTACGCTTGCAAAAATGTCCCTTTACAATTACTGAATTAATCATTTAGCATATTGCATTTAAATTCCATTATACTAAATCATGTCACAAACAAATCCCATCAAATGTCAATCTTCAGACTAAATCTTGAATTGATTATTAATGTTGGATACTGGATAGGGATGACAAATACATGGACCAACCATATAAAACCCCCCAACTTGGATTTGAATAACAATTAACAATCTTATAGAGTTGACACGAAATCTTCCAACTGCacctcttttttttaaaaatggtgAGTTGTAATTATATAACAATTAATCAATTCTCAGTAAACCTTATAATCTTCTCAACTGGAGTTCATTGATTAGGAAAAATATACTAACATTTTGTTCATTCCTCTCCAGTGCTTTCAATATGGAAGGAATCAAAATACTAAAGCTTTCAATATTTATGATCCATCTCTTGTTACTTGATTTTGGTGTTTGTGAAGTGTATAGAGTTGGTGATGGAAGTGGATGGAACTCAGGCACGGGGACTAATTTCCTCAGTTGGTCTCAAAAATACAATTTTACTGTTGGAGATGTGCTAGGTTTGATCTTCAACTCTCATATTCTCTCAATAAACTACTATAAATATTCATACACAAAATCATTCACTTACAGTTTCTATTATTGTTGATGCAACACAAACACAGTGTTTAAGTACTCGAAAGCGCAACACAACGTGAAAGAAGTAACCGATGCAACCTACAGATCGTGCAACGCCAGCAACGGTGTAATCGCCATTTACGAGAGTGGCAACGACGAAATTAGGCTGACCGACGCAAAGAAGTACAATTTCATCTGCGACAAAGACAGCCACTGCATCGGCGGCATGAGATTTTCCGCCACTGTTCTAGAAGCTTCTACAAGCAACAACACAACCCCCACGGGGGCGCCAGCGCCCCCGAGTTCTGCTGTCTCGATAAATAGCAACGTGGTTCACAATATCGGAGTGGCGGCTTTGCCTCTCATATTCATGCTTTAACAGGAATATAAATCTCAACTTTTGTATTTAATGTTGTTAACATATACTCCATAATAAATCAAATGATTTTCCTTCCAACAAAACTGTATCTTCTTGAGTTATACAAAAGCAGAGCTTCCCTCCCATAAAACAAACagaatatgaaagagaaatacctaTTTTCTTTACACCATGGCTAGCCGGTCGAGTTTTTATTGATCCCAACCGAGGGAGAGGTTGCAGAAATGGTGGATCCATCTAATCGAATGTCGGGACCTCACCGTCACCTCCTGGCAGAGACAGAGCTGAGGAGCATGGATCGCACCAATACGAGTTGGCCTTGTTATCGAGATCTGGCGTTGCTGAAGTTGAATTGCACAACTGCATCGCGGTGAACAAGAGCGTAGCAACTGTTCTGTCGATGGATTTCATGTCCTCAGAGTGGGATTCATGAGACCTGGATGTAATAGATTGATCATCAGCTCAATCTCAAATGATGATTATTTCATATCAAAAGcaataatagtattttttttagcaAAGAAAGACATGATTAATTTATACCTGGATGGTCCAGATCTAGAAATTGATTTGCAGTTGTACATGTCTTGTTTCCCATTCTGACTGCATTCTGTCTGGTATCTCGAGTTCTCTGCCAGGCGGTACAGAGAATCGCGAAAGCAAACTCTGGTCGTCTCGGCCAACTATCAAATTAATCAGCATCTTCAATTAGTAAAGACAATATTTATACCACTTCCATCAGACTGGCAATTTACCTGCTGAGTCAAATTCTGTAGCTCCAGCAACGCAGATTCGTCCATGGATATATACTCATTCGTATCTTCACATTGATCAGATTGCTGTTCGAACATGCGAATTTCAGCCTCCAGTTCCTGGAATGTAAAACAACATATACTACTCATATAACCAAGGTTTTAACCTCTTTAAAGTTTAAAACTAATGTGGTAAAAATAATGGCTAATTGAGAGTATATAAGATAAGCCAAAGCATGAATGATCAGTGGAAAAGGAGTGAACAGATTGGTAAGCAACCTGTTGGTGTGAAAAATGGGGTGCACTTGAAACGTCGTTAGTAGTGTCCTGGACATGATCACCAAAATCAAAGGTCATCACGTCGTTCCAGCTTGAGGTTTGCGCGATATTCTCAGACCCCTCGCCCACTTTGAAAAGCGAATCACTGCATAGACAACGGAGGGATCAGGGCTTCGAATCTATGAAGACATGAAGCAAATTAGAGGCTAATTGACAGTAGTACAAGAAAATGTCATCAGCCTCTTGAATTTTGGGAAGATCCTTGAGATGAACATCCCAACCATCACTCTGCTGGCTAGACAAGATGGGGTGGTGGAGTTGCTCCACCTCTGACGATGAGCTGCAGTTTCCAACCCACGAAGGCCACCTATCGCCCCATGATCGAAGCCCCTCCTCATCTTCCGGCACTGTCACATCTTCGTCGCCTCTGCCATAGTACCACTCCATGGCCTGATTATGTATCACACACATGTCACAACACACgagaatactccctccgtcctctaAAAGCATTCCTTCGGGACGCGACAAAAGCAATCCGCGAGCCAAGTTTTTTTCGTTTATTTCTCACTTATATGAAGTTAAAAACCAAGTAGACATATTCCATTCTCAAAGCAAATctttatacttcctccgtccaaaaaaatagactaattttaccATCGTTGaccgtccaccaaaattagaccaattcTAAATACGAAAACTTTTAAACAAATATACTAAccctacacatcattctaaatatggaccccacaatctactaacactactACCACCACCTTTTCCCTCCATCTTTTTCACTTTaccaattacgcattaaaactcCTGTCATTTGCAGTTttgtctatttttcatggacggaggtagtatgtCAAAATTACATGAGTTTCCTTTTGCTCCAAGCAAGTAAACACTGACCACAATCTTAATCAACGAAGTGCCTAGATTTAGGCATGTAGAAAAGATATCAAATCTAAACACTTTGTCAATTTCAGTTTAGCATGAAGATGAATTATTTCAGGCT is part of the Salvia splendens isolate huo1 chromosome 6, SspV2, whole genome shotgun sequence genome and encodes:
- the LOC121806647 gene encoding protein LNK4-like — encoded protein: MEWYYGRGDEDVTVPEDEEGLRSWGDRWPSWVGNCSSSSEVEQLHHPILSSQQSDGWDVHLKDLPKIQEADDIFFDSLFKVGEGSENIAQTSSWNDVMTFDFGDHVQDTTNDVSSAPHFSHQQELEAEIRMFEQQSDQCEDTNEYISMDESALLELQNLTQQLAETTRVCFRDSLYRLAENSRYQTECSQNGKQDMYNCKSISRSGPSRSHESHSEDMKSIDRTVATLLFTAMQLCNSTSATPDLDNKANSYWCDPCSSALSLPGGDGEVPTFD
- the LOC121809078 gene encoding basic blue protein-like, whose translation is MEGIKILKLSIFMIHLLLLDFGVCEVYRVGDGSGWNSGTGTNFLSWSQKYNFTVGDVLVFKYSKAQHNVKEVTDATYRSCNASNGVIAIYESGNDEIRLTDAKKYNFICDKDSHCIGGMRFSATVLEASTSNNTTPTGAPAPPSSAVSINSNVVHNIGVAALPLIFML